One genomic region from Osmerus eperlanus chromosome 6, fOsmEpe2.1, whole genome shotgun sequence encodes:
- the cep170aa gene encoding centrosomal protein of 170 kDa isoform X2 — MSVTSWFLVSSGGTRHRLPREMIFVGRDDCELMLQSRSVDKQHAVINYEPATDEHKVKDLGSLNGTFVNDVRIQEQMYITLKLDDKLRFGYDTNLFTVVIGELQVPEEALKHEKFTSQLQLGKKPSNVENTKSPTKSPTKSPTKSPSKSPKSPRSKPAEGKSSEGVPAESAAKPADRLKAEDKMAGDMASSHRGTPLYGQPSWWGDGDADDENSFKQEIKTSSKKHDNPAADSREAGRGDRSREDAQEPSYFEIPTKEGQMAENGIHEIPTKDTEGLANLHTSSASGAGAAAQGHASFTIEFDSTSPGKVTIKDHVSKFTPDHRPRSKKAGQPGGREMSTLQAAMMASESKVADWLAHNDPTLVRRESAEDDSKSIKSDVPVHLKRLKGSKHEDGTQSDSENGPGLRFGNRRLALEERLRAAHGQAGGAACAPRSSSSSRTAFMIEFYDEENTRKRRSYSLSQTGEGLCPTPPSHPKTAGTTATTDCTRGGATISAAIVAGAPTAARVLLKQRSEDPSLGRSSASTGHHTTSPSEDTARGPEDRDKELEDDQSDKGTYTIELENRNPEEEEARRMIDKVFGVEQNQNQSQDSSTPRPADKQQDSAKPPEAGGTDKPPEAGGTDKPPEAGETAKPSCLPAEGVASESGDRWVSQWASLVANHTRTDPEGSGAEPPAFLHQEREADAFESGVSIRSAGSITSSLTERKRRTLPQLPLEDPRTRAPSAPALGPGLRSEIGEKQDTEPQEKEGQLEHRGDGWSLTPVEAGGGEMTARQSLASAWPPASSKPPLRPSGSSEKREEGRRKRSEDRGQRSDDKSGKPLVRQGSFTIDKPSGVVPVEHLPRIRQAGGAGGPGLGRERSDSVGSMDTATLLKDTEAVMAFLEAKLRDEKKSASGLRPGSISPESDVDTASTASQVAGEADRKAAAQKRRSLSSLHREKSSMSATAKTSTPSASARERLERKTKTRTDTGRPDARRSVQPGSSTRGRQPSLDLTDDDQTSFPISDILSSDQETSYSGPGRSYGRGSLTSTDDLLHSKMESGGRVGKTSSSYTKPSKTLHAATASSIGKQASLPQPRPTRASLLRRARLGDTSDTDLADADRVSVASEVSTTSSTSKPPSGRKGPSRLDMLAQPRRTRLGSISARSDSECTVARSSASGRLSAETALRLGLRPTTPTDNKMAPRMRANSVSKLTDTKTKVTTSVYGLPSESSQPEGGTTEEQEELMVSSSNRWRRLPPEYGSTSEEEFGSNRNLSKHGRPHLRPSHILRSPRFPGATPSPVSGSAPGPGGVVLKHRMREQDEYIRDWTAHSEEIARLFPCVRRISQDLAKDLAILAREIHDVAGEIDSVSSSGTAPSTTASTAATTPGSAIDTREEVGRRAHLDVQESMRKLVERVFDESLTFRKIPPVIQAKPPEINGRPVELRPRAPDTLDPRVLRRRTWNREEAVLDSLLITSVSQLSSKIRQSVDKTAGKIRILFKDKDRNWDEIESKLRSESDIPLLKTSNKEISSILLELKRVEKQLQVINVMVDPDGTLDALTSLGLTSPTTPTKPNTNPGPQAPIEGSAKGHTPSVPPVETGRDLGGDFSRVHPNGEENAITQK; from the exons ATGAGTGTGACCTCCTGGTTCCTGGTCAGCAGCGGGGGAACGCGCCACCGCCTCCCCCGAGAGATGATCTTCGTCGGGCGGGACGATTGTGAGCTCATGCTACAG tCCCGCAGTGTCGACAAACAGCACGCGGTCATCAATTATGAACCTGCCACGGATGAGCACAAAGTCAAAGATCTGGGGAGTCTGAACGGG ACGTTTGTGAACGATGTCCGCATTCAGGAGCAGATGTACATCACTCTGAAGCTCGATGACAAGCTGAGGTTTGGATATGATA CCAACCTGTTCACTGTGGTGATAGGAGAACTCCAGGTACCTGAGGAGGCCCTTAAG cATGAGAAGTTCACCAGCCAGCTCCAGCTAGGCAAGAAGCCCTCCAACGTGGAGAACACCAAGTCTCCCACCAAGTCTCCCACTAAGTCTCCCACCAAGTCCCCCTCCAAGTCCCCCAAGTCTCCCAGGTCCAAGCCGGCCGAGGGCAAGAGTTCAGAAGGGGTCCCTGCAGAATCAGCTGCCAAACCAGCCGACAGACTGAAGGCAGAGGACAAGATGGCAG GGGACATGGCCTCCTCACACAGAGGGACTCCTCTGTACGGGCAGCCGTCCTGGTGGGGCGACGGGGACGCAGACGACGAGAACTCCTTCAAACAGGAGATCAAGACGTCCAGCAAGAAGCACGACAACCCAGCGGCAG acagcAGAGAGGCCGGGAGGGGTGACAGATCCAGGGAGGACGCACAGGAGCCCAGCTACTTTGAGATCCCCACCAAGGAGGGCCAGATGGCAGAGAACGGGATCCACGAGATTCCCACCAAAGACACGGAGGGCTTGGCCAACCTCCACACAAGCTCCGCCTCCGGTGCCGGCGCCGCCGCCCAGGGCCACGCCTCCTTCACGATTGAGTTCGACAGCACGTCCCCGGGCAAGGTCACCATCAAGGACCACGTGTCAAAGTTCACCCCCGACCACCGGCCGCGGTCCAAGAAAGCGGGACAGCCGGGAGGACGGGAGATGAGCACCCTGCAGGCCGCCATGATGGCGTCGGAGAGCAAGGTTGCCGATTGGCTGGCTCACAACGACCCCACGCTGGTGCGCCGAGAATCGGCGGAGGACGACAGCAAGAGCATCAAGAGTGACGTCCCGGTCCACCTGAAGCGGCTGAAAG gcAGCAAGCATGAGGACGGCACCCAGAGCGACTCGGAGAACGGGCCGGGCCTGCGCTTCGGCAACCGGCGCCTGGCTCTGGAGGAGCGCCTGAGGGCGGCGCACGGCCAGGCCGGAGGGGCCGCCTGCGCCccccgcagcagcagcagcagcaggacggCCTTCATGATCGAGTTCTACGACGAGGAGAACACTCGCAAGCGGCGCTCCTACTCCCTCTCCCAGACCGGGGAGGGACTCTGCCCtacgcccccctcccaccccaagaCCGCCGGCACCACGGCAACCACGGACTGTACCAGGGGCGGCGCGACGATATCGGCGGCCATAGTGGCAGGGGCGCCCACGGCGGCGCGCGTGCTGCTGAAGCAGCGGTCTGAAGACCCCAGCCTGGGCCGCAGCTCAGCCAGCACGGGGCACCACACCACCAGCCCCAGCGAGGACACGGCCAGGGGGCCCGAGGACAGGgacaaggagctggaggacgacCAGAGCGACAAGGGGACGTACACCATCGAACTGGAAAACCGCAAcccggaggaggaagaggccaggCGCATGATAGACAAG GTGTTTGGGGTGgagcagaaccagaaccagagccAGGACTCTTCAACGCCGAGACCCGCGGACAAGCAGCAGGACTCTGCCAAGCCCCCAGAGGCTGGAGGGACAGACAAGCCCCCAGAGGCTGGAGGGACAGACAAGCCGCCAGAGGCTGGAGAGACGGCCAAGCCAAGCTGCCTTCCAGCTGAG gGCGTGGCCAGTGAGTCAGGTGACCGCTGGGTCTCTCAGTGGGCCAGTCTAGTGGCCAATCACACAAGGACGGACCCAGAGGGCTCTGGGGCGGAGCCTCCTGCCTTCCTCCATCAGGAGAGAG AAGCTGATGCCTTCGAGTCTGGCGTGTCCATCAGAAGCGCCGGCTCGATCACCTCCAGTCTCACCGAGCGCAAACGCAGAaccctcccccagctccccctggAGGACCCCCGCACCAGAGCGCCCTCCGCCCCCGCCCTGGGCCCGGGCCTGCGCTCCGAGATTGGGGAGAAGCAGGACACTGAGCCCCAGGAGAAGGAGGGCCAGCTGGAGCACAGAGGAGACGGCTGGAGCCTCACCCCCGTAGAGgccggaggaggggagatgaccGCTAGGCAAAGCCTGGCCTCGGCCTGGCCACCGGCCTCCTCCAAGCCTCCGCTGAGGCCGTCTGGCAGctcagagaagagggaggagggccgcAGGAAGAGGTCAGaggacaggggtcagaggtcagacgaTAAGTCAGGCAAGCCCCTGGTCCGCCAGGGCAGCTTCACCATCGACAAGCCCAGCGGCGTCGTCCCCGTGGAGCACCTCCCCCGCATCAGGCAGGCGGGCGGGGCCGGGGGCCCGGGCCTGGGGCGCGAGAGGAGCGACTCGGTGGGCAGCATGGACACGGCGACCCTGCTGAAGGACACGGAGGCCGTCATGGCCTTCCTGGAGGCCAAGCTGAGGGACGAGAAGAAGAGCGCCTCCGGCCTGCGTCCCGGCTCCATCTCCCCGGAGTCGGACGTGGACACGGCCAGCACGGCCAGCCAGGTGGCCGGAGAGGCGGACAGGAAGGCCGCCGCCCAGAAGAGACGCTCCCTCAGCAGCCtgcacagggagaagagcagcatGAGCGCCACGGCCAAGACCAGCACCCCCAGCGCCAGCGCTCGCGAACGCCTGGAGAGGAAGACCAAGACCAGGACGGACACCGGTCGTCCCGACGCCCGGAGGTCCGTCCAGCCGGGGTCGTCCACACGCGGGCGCCAGCCCTCCCTGGACCTCACGGACGACGACCAGACATCCTTCCCCATCTCAGACATCCTCTCCTCAGACCAGGAGACGAGCTACTCTGGGCCGGGGCGCTCGTACGGCCGGGGCTCGCTCACCTCCACGGACGATCTGCTGCATTCCAAGATGGAGTCCGGCGGGCGAGTCGGCAAGACCTCCAGCAGCTACACCAAGCCCAGTAAAACCCTCCATGCTGCCACAGCCTCGTCCATTGGAAAACAGGCCTCCCTGCCTCAGCCGAGGCCCACCAGGGCCTCCCTGCTCCGCCGGGCCCGACTGGGGGACACCTCGGACACAGACCTGGCCGACGCGGACCGGGTGTCCGTGGCGTCGGAGGTGtccaccaccagctccacctCCAAGCCGCCGTCCGGTCGCAAGGGCCCGTCTCGTCTGGACATGCTGGCCCAGCCCAGGAGGACCCGGCTGGGCTCCATTTCCGCCCGCAGTGACTCTGAATGCACCGTGGCTCGGAGCTCCGCCTCCGGCCGGCTGTCTGCTGAGACCGCCCTGCGTCTGGGACTCAGGCCCACCACGCCCACTGACAACAAGATGGCGCCTCGCATGAGAGCCAACAGCGTGTCCAAGCTGACCGATACCAAGACCAAGGTCACGACCTCTGTCTACGGCTTGCCCTCAG AAAGCTCTCAGCCTGAGGGTGGCActacagaggagcaggaggagctgaTGG TATCAT CGTCCAACAGGTGGCGCCGGTTGCCTCCTGAGTACGGCTCCACCTCCGAGGAGGAGTTTGGCTCAAACAGGAACTTGTCCAAACATGGCCGCCCCCACCTGAGGCCCTCCCATATCCTCCGAAGCCCCCGTTTTCCCGGCGCCACCCCCAGCCCAGTGTCAGGCTCCGCCCCCGGCCCCGGGGGCGTGGTCCTCAAACACAGGATGCGGGAGCAGGATGAGTATATCCGAGACTGGACGGCCCACAGTGAAGAGATCGCCAG GTTATTTCCCTGTGTGCGCAGGATCAGCCAAGACCTGGCCAAGGACCTTGCCATCCTGGCACGAGAGATCCACGACGTGGCTGGCGAAATCGACTCGGTCAGCTCCTCCGGCACGGCGCCCAGCACCACCGCCAGCACCGCCGCCACCACGCCCGGCTCCGCCATTGACACCCGCGAAGAGGTAGGCAGGCGTGCACATCTGGACGTGCAGGAGAGCATGCGAAAG CTGGTGGAGCGTGTGTTTGACGAGAGCCTGACCTTCCGGAAGATCCCGCCTGTCATCCAGGCGAAGCCCCCCGAGATCAACGGGCGCCCCGTGGAGCTGCGGCCCCGCGCCCCCGACACCCTGGACCCCCGTGTCCTCCGCCGGCGCACCTGGAAccgggaggag GCGGTGTTGGATAGTCTGTTGATCACCTCTGTGTCACAGCTGTCATCCAAGATCAGACAGTCTGTCGACAAAACCGCAGGAAAAATAAG GATTTTGTTTAAAGATAAGGACCGAAACTGGGATGAGATCGAGAGCAAACTCAGATCGGAGAGCGACATACCGCTTCTGAAAACCTCCAACAAG GAGATCTCCTCCATCCTGCTGGAGCTGAAGAGGGTGGAGAAACAGCTTCAAG TGATAAACGTCATGGTGGATCCTGATGGTACTCTGGATGCCCTGACAAGTCTTGGCCTGACCAGTCCCACCACGCCGACCAAGCCCAACACCAACCCTGGACCCCAGGCACCCATAGAGGGCTCCGCCAAGGGCCACACACCTTCCGTCCCACCAGTGGAGACAGGCCGAGACCTTGGCGGAGACTTCAGTCGCGTCCATCCCAACGGAGAAGAGAATGCCATCACCCAGAAGTGA
- the cep170aa gene encoding centrosomal protein of 170 kDa isoform X1, which produces MAENGIHEIPTKDTEGLANLHTSSASGAGAAAQGHASFTIEFDSTSPGKVTIKDHVSKFTPDHRPRSKKAGQPGGREMSTLQAAMMASESKVADWLAHNDPTLVRRESAEDDSKSIKSDVPVHLKRLKGSKHEDGTQSDSENGPGLRFGNRRLALEERLRAAHGQAGGAACAPRSSSSSRTAFMIEFYDEENTRKRRSYSLSQTGEGLCPTPPSHPKTAGTTATTDCTRGGATISAAIVAGAPTAARVLLKQRSEDPSLGRSSASTGHHTTSPSEDTARGPEDRDKELEDDQSDKGTYTIELENRNPEEEEARRMIDKVFGVEQNQNQSQDSSTPRPADKQQDSAKPPEAGGTDKPPEAGGTDKPPEAGETAKPSCLPAEGVASESGDRWVSQWASLVANHTRTDPEGSGAEPPAFLHQEREADAFESGVSIRSAGSITSSLTERKRRTLPQLPLEDPRTRAPSAPALGPGLRSEIGEKQDTEPQEKEGQLEHRGDGWSLTPVEAGGGEMTARQSLASAWPPASSKPPLRPSGSSEKREEGRRKRSEDRGQRSDDKSGKPLVRQGSFTIDKPSGVVPVEHLPRIRQAGGAGGPGLGRERSDSVGSMDTATLLKDTEAVMAFLEAKLRDEKKSASGLRPGSISPESDVDTASTASQVAGEADRKAAAQKRRSLSSLHREKSSMSATAKTSTPSASARERLERKTKTRTDTGRPDARRSVQPGSSTRGRQPSLDLTDDDQTSFPISDILSSDQETSYSGPGRSYGRGSLTSTDDLLHSKMESGGRVGKTSSSYTKPSKTLHAATASSIGKQASLPQPRPTRASLLRRARLGDTSDTDLADADRVSVASEVSTTSSTSKPPSGRKGPSRLDMLAQPRRTRLGSISARSDSECTVARSSASGRLSAETALRLGLRPTTPTDNKMAPRMRANSVSKLTDTKTKVTTSVYGLPSASNRWRRLPPEYGSTSEEEFGSNRNLSKHGRPHLRPSHILRSPRFPGATPSPVSGSAPGPGGVVLKHRMREQDEYIRDWTAHSEEIARLFPCVRRISQDLAKDLAILAREIHDVAGEIDSVSSSGTAPSTTASTAATTPGSAIDTREEVGRRAHLDVQESMRKLVERVFDESLTFRKIPPVIQAKPPEINGRPVELRPRAPDTLDPRVLRRRTWNREEAVLDSLLITSVSQLSSKIRQSVDKTAGKIRILFKDKDRNWDEIESKLRSESDIPLLKTSNKEISSILLELKRVEKQLQVINVMVDPDGTLDALTSLGLTSPTTPTKPNTNPGPQAPIEGSAKGHTPSVPPVETGRDLGGDFSRVHPNGEENAITQK; this is translated from the exons ATGGCAGAGAACGGGATCCACGAGATTCCCACCAAAGACACGGAGGGCTTGGCCAACCTCCACACAAGCTCCGCCTCCGGTGCCGGCGCCGCCGCCCAGGGCCACGCCTCCTTCACGATTGAGTTCGACAGCACGTCCCCGGGCAAGGTCACCATCAAGGACCACGTGTCAAAGTTCACCCCCGACCACCGGCCGCGGTCCAAGAAAGCGGGACAGCCGGGAGGACGGGAGATGAGCACCCTGCAGGCCGCCATGATGGCGTCGGAGAGCAAGGTTGCCGATTGGCTGGCTCACAACGACCCCACGCTGGTGCGCCGAGAATCGGCGGAGGACGACAGCAAGAGCATCAAGAGTGACGTCCCGGTCCACCTGAAGCGGCTGAAAG gcAGCAAGCATGAGGACGGCACCCAGAGCGACTCGGAGAACGGGCCGGGCCTGCGCTTCGGCAACCGGCGCCTGGCTCTGGAGGAGCGCCTGAGGGCGGCGCACGGCCAGGCCGGAGGGGCCGCCTGCGCCccccgcagcagcagcagcagcaggacggCCTTCATGATCGAGTTCTACGACGAGGAGAACACTCGCAAGCGGCGCTCCTACTCCCTCTCCCAGACCGGGGAGGGACTCTGCCCtacgcccccctcccaccccaagaCCGCCGGCACCACGGCAACCACGGACTGTACCAGGGGCGGCGCGACGATATCGGCGGCCATAGTGGCAGGGGCGCCCACGGCGGCGCGCGTGCTGCTGAAGCAGCGGTCTGAAGACCCCAGCCTGGGCCGCAGCTCAGCCAGCACGGGGCACCACACCACCAGCCCCAGCGAGGACACGGCCAGGGGGCCCGAGGACAGGgacaaggagctggaggacgacCAGAGCGACAAGGGGACGTACACCATCGAACTGGAAAACCGCAAcccggaggaggaagaggccaggCGCATGATAGACAAG GTGTTTGGGGTGgagcagaaccagaaccagagccAGGACTCTTCAACGCCGAGACCCGCGGACAAGCAGCAGGACTCTGCCAAGCCCCCAGAGGCTGGAGGGACAGACAAGCCCCCAGAGGCTGGAGGGACAGACAAGCCGCCAGAGGCTGGAGAGACGGCCAAGCCAAGCTGCCTTCCAGCTGAG gGCGTGGCCAGTGAGTCAGGTGACCGCTGGGTCTCTCAGTGGGCCAGTCTAGTGGCCAATCACACAAGGACGGACCCAGAGGGCTCTGGGGCGGAGCCTCCTGCCTTCCTCCATCAGGAGAGAG AAGCTGATGCCTTCGAGTCTGGCGTGTCCATCAGAAGCGCCGGCTCGATCACCTCCAGTCTCACCGAGCGCAAACGCAGAaccctcccccagctccccctggAGGACCCCCGCACCAGAGCGCCCTCCGCCCCCGCCCTGGGCCCGGGCCTGCGCTCCGAGATTGGGGAGAAGCAGGACACTGAGCCCCAGGAGAAGGAGGGCCAGCTGGAGCACAGAGGAGACGGCTGGAGCCTCACCCCCGTAGAGgccggaggaggggagatgaccGCTAGGCAAAGCCTGGCCTCGGCCTGGCCACCGGCCTCCTCCAAGCCTCCGCTGAGGCCGTCTGGCAGctcagagaagagggaggagggccgcAGGAAGAGGTCAGaggacaggggtcagaggtcagacgaTAAGTCAGGCAAGCCCCTGGTCCGCCAGGGCAGCTTCACCATCGACAAGCCCAGCGGCGTCGTCCCCGTGGAGCACCTCCCCCGCATCAGGCAGGCGGGCGGGGCCGGGGGCCCGGGCCTGGGGCGCGAGAGGAGCGACTCGGTGGGCAGCATGGACACGGCGACCCTGCTGAAGGACACGGAGGCCGTCATGGCCTTCCTGGAGGCCAAGCTGAGGGACGAGAAGAAGAGCGCCTCCGGCCTGCGTCCCGGCTCCATCTCCCCGGAGTCGGACGTGGACACGGCCAGCACGGCCAGCCAGGTGGCCGGAGAGGCGGACAGGAAGGCCGCCGCCCAGAAGAGACGCTCCCTCAGCAGCCtgcacagggagaagagcagcatGAGCGCCACGGCCAAGACCAGCACCCCCAGCGCCAGCGCTCGCGAACGCCTGGAGAGGAAGACCAAGACCAGGACGGACACCGGTCGTCCCGACGCCCGGAGGTCCGTCCAGCCGGGGTCGTCCACACGCGGGCGCCAGCCCTCCCTGGACCTCACGGACGACGACCAGACATCCTTCCCCATCTCAGACATCCTCTCCTCAGACCAGGAGACGAGCTACTCTGGGCCGGGGCGCTCGTACGGCCGGGGCTCGCTCACCTCCACGGACGATCTGCTGCATTCCAAGATGGAGTCCGGCGGGCGAGTCGGCAAGACCTCCAGCAGCTACACCAAGCCCAGTAAAACCCTCCATGCTGCCACAGCCTCGTCCATTGGAAAACAGGCCTCCCTGCCTCAGCCGAGGCCCACCAGGGCCTCCCTGCTCCGCCGGGCCCGACTGGGGGACACCTCGGACACAGACCTGGCCGACGCGGACCGGGTGTCCGTGGCGTCGGAGGTGtccaccaccagctccacctCCAAGCCGCCGTCCGGTCGCAAGGGCCCGTCTCGTCTGGACATGCTGGCCCAGCCCAGGAGGACCCGGCTGGGCTCCATTTCCGCCCGCAGTGACTCTGAATGCACCGTGGCTCGGAGCTCCGCCTCCGGCCGGCTGTCTGCTGAGACCGCCCTGCGTCTGGGACTCAGGCCCACCACGCCCACTGACAACAAGATGGCGCCTCGCATGAGAGCCAACAGCGTGTCCAAGCTGACCGATACCAAGACCAAGGTCACGACCTCTGTCTACGGCTTGCCCTCAG CGTCCAACAGGTGGCGCCGGTTGCCTCCTGAGTACGGCTCCACCTCCGAGGAGGAGTTTGGCTCAAACAGGAACTTGTCCAAACATGGCCGCCCCCACCTGAGGCCCTCCCATATCCTCCGAAGCCCCCGTTTTCCCGGCGCCACCCCCAGCCCAGTGTCAGGCTCCGCCCCCGGCCCCGGGGGCGTGGTCCTCAAACACAGGATGCGGGAGCAGGATGAGTATATCCGAGACTGGACGGCCCACAGTGAAGAGATCGCCAG GTTATTTCCCTGTGTGCGCAGGATCAGCCAAGACCTGGCCAAGGACCTTGCCATCCTGGCACGAGAGATCCACGACGTGGCTGGCGAAATCGACTCGGTCAGCTCCTCCGGCACGGCGCCCAGCACCACCGCCAGCACCGCCGCCACCACGCCCGGCTCCGCCATTGACACCCGCGAAGAGGTAGGCAGGCGTGCACATCTGGACGTGCAGGAGAGCATGCGAAAG CTGGTGGAGCGTGTGTTTGACGAGAGCCTGACCTTCCGGAAGATCCCGCCTGTCATCCAGGCGAAGCCCCCCGAGATCAACGGGCGCCCCGTGGAGCTGCGGCCCCGCGCCCCCGACACCCTGGACCCCCGTGTCCTCCGCCGGCGCACCTGGAAccgggaggag GCGGTGTTGGATAGTCTGTTGATCACCTCTGTGTCACAGCTGTCATCCAAGATCAGACAGTCTGTCGACAAAACCGCAGGAAAAATAAG GATTTTGTTTAAAGATAAGGACCGAAACTGGGATGAGATCGAGAGCAAACTCAGATCGGAGAGCGACATACCGCTTCTGAAAACCTCCAACAAG GAGATCTCCTCCATCCTGCTGGAGCTGAAGAGGGTGGAGAAACAGCTTCAAG TGATAAACGTCATGGTGGATCCTGATGGTACTCTGGATGCCCTGACAAGTCTTGGCCTGACCAGTCCCACCACGCCGACCAAGCCCAACACCAACCCTGGACCCCAGGCACCCATAGAGGGCTCCGCCAAGGGCCACACACCTTCCGTCCCACCAGTGGAGACAGGCCGAGACCTTGGCGGAGACTTCAGTCGCGTCCATCCCAACGGAGAAGAGAATGCCATCACCCAGAAGTGA